Proteins encoded in a region of the Benincasa hispida cultivar B227 chromosome 2, ASM972705v1, whole genome shotgun sequence genome:
- the LOC120072074 gene encoding aluminum-activated malate transporter 2-like, with translation MVKGSEEILTNDHHGCFKGKAWNLEEKVVELANKTKKVGRDDPRRIVHSLKVGLATAMVSSFYYCEPLYDSFGASSIWAVITVIVVFEFSVGATLGKGLNRGIATLVAGALGFGAHYIASISGKIGHPILLGFFVSIISAIATYLRFFPKLKARYDYGLLIFILTFDMVAVSGYRDDEILKLAWHRLANILMGGFIAVVVCIFVRPVWAGADLHQLVSTDIENLGSFFEGFGVEYFGASEGESIWGGDVLKYKAVLSSKQNEEALCFQARWEPPHGKFRIWHPWNEYHKIASLSRDCAYHFEMLNPYLNNHPIQLPLEIQRQCQEHCLQLCTESGKALKSIAMAIRDINPPALAKSHIQIAKEKAEELISLLTSIHFNGDMKMVSTTTLILLLIDCLSCVEKISDSVHEFVLLARLKTAPKRAGATPTEQKAHHNSTTTQIQISE, from the exons ATGGTAAAGGGATCTGAAGAGATATTAACCAATGATCACCATGGTTGCTTCAAGGGAAAAGCTTGGAACTTGGAAGAAAAAGTGGTTGAATTAGCAAACAAGACAAAGAAAGTGGGCAGAGATGATCCTAGAAGAATAGTTCACTCTTTAAAGGTTGGATTAGCGACCGCAATGGTGTCGTCATTTTACTATTGTGAACCTCTCTACGATAGCTTTGGCGCATCGTCGATATGGGCTGTCATCACCGTTATTGTCGTCTTCGAGTTTTCTGTAG GAGCAACGCTCGGAAAAGGGTTGAATAGAGGAATAGCGACGTTAGTAGCGGGAGCTCTAGGGTTTGGAGCTCATTACATTGCAAGTATTTCTGGAAAGATTGGCCATCCTATATTGCTTGGGTTCTTTGTATCCATAATAa GTGCAATAGCAACATATCTTAGATTCTTTCCCAAGTTGAAGGCCAGATATGATTATGGGCTTTTGATATTCATCTTGACATTTGATATGGTGGCTGTGTCTGGTTATAGAGATGATGAGATATTGAAACTTGCTTGGCATAGGCTTGCAAACATTCTCATGGGTGGTTTTATTGCAGTGGTTGTTTGCATCTTTGTTAGGCCTGTTTGGGCTGGTGCTGATCTTCACCAATTGGTTTCTACCGACATTGAAAACCTTGGGAGTTTCTTTGAAG GTTTTGGAGTTGAGTATTTTGGAGCATCAGAAGGAGAGTCTATTTGGGGAGGAGATGTACTCAAGTATAAGGCTGTCCTTTCTTCTAAACAAAATGAGGAAGCTTTG TGTTTCCAAGCTAGATGGGAGCCTCCTCATGGAAAGTTTAGAATATGGCATCCTTGGAATGAGTATCACAAGATTGCAAGCTTGTCAAGGGACTGTGCCTACCACTTTGAAATGCTCAACCCTTACCTCAACAATCATCCAATCCAA TTACCCTTGGAAATTCAGAGGCAATGCCAAGAACATTGCTTACAACTATGTACTGAATCAGGCAAAGCTTTAAAGTCCATAGCAATGGCAATACGAGATATAAATCCACCTGCCTTGGCCAAGTCCCACATTCAAATAGCAAAGGAGAAGGCTGAGGAACTTATATCACTTCTAACAAGTATCCATTTTAATGGTGACATGAAGATGGTATCAACTACAACTTTGATTTTACTACTCATTGATTGTTTATCTTGTGTCGAGAAAATCTCTGATTCCGTCCACGAGTTTGTTTTGCTTGCCCGGCTCAAGACTGCGCCGAAGCGGGCCGGTGCAACGCCGACTGAGCAAAAGGCTCATCATAACAGTACAACTactcaaattcaaatttcagaGTAG